From a region of the Streptococcus ruminantium genome:
- a CDS encoding DUF2974 domain-containing protein gives MSNLLNYIEENQYDSFYDQPVNKLDLLALAELSYLPFDNLVPFSFEESGIRLDHLAEIFDETYQHNFPYFSMVTKNRLALFALLAKSKRFKHLKAFGFVNDYQLNQEKQFSAISYRLDRQIILTCFRGTDDTIIGWKEDFHMTYMDEIPAQRAASAYLKKLMACQSGNYYLAGHSKGGNLALYAACQLPSKLQESIQAIYPFDAPGLHKKYLETPNYQAIKNRVYPIIPQNSIIGMMLETPENVQVIRSNAVGLLQHISFTWEVEGLDFRSDLSLTEDSLQINQTLKTWTATLSDKELQNFFDLFFGILIQAGIERFSDITVNPLQKLQEIDRLRKALSPEQAEMVDRMIRLLFDTRYQVWRASLGKLLPNPELSFQNWRKLFQKTTNTIK, from the coding sequence ATGTCAAATTTACTAAACTACATTGAAGAAAACCAATACGATAGTTTTTATGACCAGCCCGTTAATAAACTAGATCTTCTTGCTCTAGCAGAACTTTCCTACCTTCCTTTCGATAATCTAGTTCCCTTTTCCTTTGAAGAGTCAGGAATTCGACTCGACCATTTGGCAGAAATATTTGATGAAACCTATCAACATAATTTTCCATATTTTTCCATGGTAACTAAAAACCGATTAGCCCTGTTTGCCCTCTTAGCCAAATCCAAACGCTTCAAACATCTCAAGGCTTTTGGTTTCGTTAACGATTATCAGTTGAATCAAGAAAAACAATTCTCCGCTATCAGTTATAGACTGGACCGGCAAATCATTTTGACTTGCTTTCGAGGCACAGACGATACCATTATTGGCTGGAAAGAAGACTTTCACATGACCTATATGGATGAAATCCCTGCTCAACGCGCAGCAAGTGCCTATCTAAAAAAACTCATGGCATGCCAATCTGGAAACTATTATCTGGCAGGACATTCAAAAGGTGGAAATCTAGCACTCTACGCAGCTTGTCAACTCCCTTCTAAATTACAAGAAAGTATCCAGGCCATCTACCCTTTCGATGCTCCTGGACTCCATAAAAAATACTTGGAAACTCCTAACTATCAGGCGATTAAAAATCGTGTCTATCCCATCATTCCACAAAATTCTATCATCGGCATGATGCTTGAAACACCAGAAAATGTCCAAGTCATTCGAAGCAATGCTGTCGGTCTCCTTCAACATATCAGCTTTACTTGGGAAGTCGAGGGGCTTGACTTCAGATCAGACCTATCCTTGACAGAAGATAGTCTACAAATAAACCAGACTTTAAAAACATGGACAGCTACCTTATCAGACAAAGAACTACAGAATTTTTTCGACCTTTTCTTTGGTATTCTTATCCAGGCTGGTATTGAACGTTTTAGTGATATAACCGTCAATCCTCTACAAAAATTGCAAGAAATAGATCGACTGAGAAAAGCACTTTCCCCAGAACAAGCTGAAATGGTAGATAGAATGATCCGTCTCCTATTTGACACTCGTTATCAGGTTTGGCGTGCCAGCCTCGGTAAACTCCTGCCCAATCCGGAATTGAGTTTCCAAAATTGGCGGAAGCTTTTTCAAAAAACAACCAATACAATCAAATAG
- a CDS encoding ABC transporter permease/substrate-binding protein → MMNLVETFLERREEWLSALFEHLRISLLALIIAIAIAVPLGLILSNKKRLTEWSLQITGIFQTIPSLALLGLFIPFMGIGTLPAVVALVIYAVFPILQGTLTGLAEIDPYLEEAATAFGMTKWEKLKKFKLALAMPILMSGIRTASIMIIGTATLAALVGAGGLGSFILLGIDRNDSALILIGAISSASLAVLFGYGIRLLQDRSPKTILLALLVTLFAVGASYVPMLNKPSKQIVIAGKLGAEPEILINMYKILIENHTDIGVEIKPNFGKTSFLYEALKSGSIDIYPEFTGTITTTLLSTPPTGLSNNPQEVYEYAREAILKQDGLVYLKPMNFQNTYALAVTKDYAKENSIEKISDLAKVQQTALAGFSLEFNDRKDGNVGLKNLYGLNLNVRTMEPALRYQAIANQNVQIIDVYSTDSQIIRNNLKVLEDDKQLFPPYQVAPLLSKATMKKYPELAKVLGQLAGKISTEEMTRMNHAVDVEGKSAAQVAREYLEKEKLLK, encoded by the coding sequence ATGATGAATTTGGTTGAAACCTTTCTAGAGCGCAGGGAGGAGTGGCTATCAGCTCTCTTTGAACATTTGCGAATTTCCCTGTTAGCTTTGATTATCGCGATTGCGATTGCTGTTCCGTTGGGTTTAATTTTGTCAAATAAGAAACGACTGACTGAATGGAGCTTGCAGATTACAGGGATTTTTCAAACGATTCCTTCGCTAGCTCTTCTTGGTCTTTTCATTCCTTTTATGGGAATTGGTACTCTGCCTGCGGTGGTTGCTCTAGTCATCTATGCTGTTTTCCCTATTTTGCAGGGAACTTTGACAGGTCTTGCTGAGATTGATCCTTACCTGGAAGAGGCTGCTACAGCTTTTGGAATGACGAAATGGGAGAAGTTGAAGAAGTTCAAACTAGCCTTGGCCATGCCCATTCTTATGTCAGGTATTCGGACAGCTTCCATTATGATTATCGGAACAGCAACCTTGGCAGCCTTGGTCGGTGCAGGTGGGCTGGGATCCTTTATTCTTCTGGGGATCGATCGTAATGATTCGGCTCTGATATTGATTGGTGCGATTTCGTCAGCTAGTTTGGCGGTTCTCTTTGGTTATGGAATTCGACTATTGCAGGATAGAAGTCCCAAAACAATTTTGCTGGCTCTACTAGTAACGTTATTTGCTGTGGGCGCTAGCTATGTGCCTATGTTAAACAAACCATCTAAACAGATTGTGATTGCCGGAAAACTCGGTGCGGAGCCAGAAATTCTCATCAATATGTACAAGATATTGATCGAGAATCATACAGATATTGGTGTAGAGATTAAGCCTAATTTTGGAAAGACTAGCTTCCTTTATGAAGCTCTAAAGTCGGGGAGTATTGATATTTACCCCGAGTTTACAGGGACTATTACGACTACTCTTTTATCCACTCCGCCGACAGGTCTATCTAATAATCCTCAAGAGGTTTACGAATACGCTCGAGAGGCTATTTTAAAGCAAGACGGATTAGTTTACCTCAAACCAATGAATTTCCAAAATACCTATGCTTTGGCGGTGACGAAGGATTATGCCAAGGAAAATAGCATTGAGAAGATTTCTGATTTAGCAAAGGTTCAGCAGACAGCGCTTGCAGGATTTTCTCTAGAGTTTAATGACCGTAAAGATGGGAATGTTGGTCTGAAAAATTTATATGGTCTAAATTTGAATGTGAGGACCATGGAGCCAGCCTTGCGTTATCAAGCAATCGCCAATCAAAATGTACAAATTATAGATGTCTACTCAACGGACAGTCAGATTATCAGAAACAACCTCAAGGTATTGGAGGATGATAAACAACTCTTTCCGCCGTATCAGGTAGCTCCGCTATTATCAAAGGCGACTATGAAAAAATACCCTGAGTTGGCGAAGGTTCTTGGTCAGCTAGCAGGTAAAATCTCAACTGAAGAAATGACTCGGATGAATCATGCGGTTGATGTGGAGGGCAAGTCAGCAGCCCAAGTAGCGCGTGAATATTTGGAAAAAGAAAAGTTATTGAAGTAG
- a CDS encoding sensor histidine kinase, whose amino-acid sequence MIKQDFGRVLVYFFRSWLYYRLVFIIAYIIFSSTILGFSFLFEVEKDLTIYVLTLLTLCWFGALFWDLVVDFSRFKKIWRGQEVQSGTAGELHLQEKVEYLKVQNKFLMEKQLQEQVELEDYYTLWAHQMKTPIAASQLMIKEMEAGKIRHQIESELFKIEQYTGLVLNYLRLQSFHDDLLIESVDLYELMKELVKKYSLFFIQSNTSLVLGSLERTLKTDKRWLGLLVEQLLSNALKYCQGGTISIFLDGDDLVIRDTGIGIAESDLERVFERGFSGFNGRRTQQSSGLGLYLSQKIARELGYSLKLTSKVGEGTEVRIGMREEVLVLD is encoded by the coding sequence ATGATTAAACAGGATTTTGGAAGAGTGCTGGTCTATTTTTTTAGGTCTTGGCTCTATTATCGTCTCGTCTTCATCATCGCTTACATTATTTTTTCTAGCACCATCTTAGGCTTTAGTTTTCTCTTTGAAGTTGAGAAGGATTTAACTATCTATGTTTTGACCCTCCTGACACTTTGTTGGTTTGGGGCTTTGTTTTGGGATTTGGTGGTAGATTTTTCACGTTTTAAGAAAATCTGGCGTGGACAGGAAGTTCAGTCAGGGACAGCTGGTGAACTTCATCTACAAGAGAAGGTAGAATATTTGAAAGTTCAAAATAAGTTTCTAATGGAAAAGCAACTACAAGAACAAGTGGAATTAGAAGATTATTACACGCTCTGGGCTCACCAGATGAAAACTCCCATTGCAGCAAGTCAACTGATGATTAAGGAAATGGAGGCAGGGAAAATTCGCCATCAGATAGAATCAGAACTTTTTAAAATTGAGCAGTATACAGGTTTGGTTTTGAACTATCTCCGCCTCCAATCTTTTCATGACGATTTGCTGATTGAAAGCGTCGACTTGTACGAGTTGATGAAGGAGCTTGTCAAGAAGTATTCTCTCTTTTTCATCCAGTCTAACACCAGCTTAGTATTAGGCTCTTTAGAGCGAACTCTAAAGACAGACAAACGCTGGCTGGGGCTTTTGGTAGAGCAACTTCTGTCCAATGCTCTCAAATATTGTCAGGGAGGAACCATATCAATTTTTTTAGACGGTGATGATTTAGTTATCCGAGATACAGGGATAGGGATTGCAGAAAGTGACTTAGAACGAGTCTTTGAACGAGGTTTTTCAGGTTTCAACGGTCGCAGAACCCAACAATCTTCGGGGCTGGGACTCTATTTATCACAAAAAATTGCTAGGGAGCTGGGCTATTCCCTAAAACTAACTTCTAAGGTAGGAGAAGGGACAGAGGTTCGGATTGGAATGAGAGAAGAAGTGCTGGTTTTGGATTAG
- a CDS encoding response regulator transcription factor → MQKILVVEDDRTISQLVAKNLVHWGYQVQEVKDFHTVLEQISNFQPHLIVLDIGLPFFNGYYWCQEIRKTSRVPIMFLSSHDQPMDIVMAINMGADDYVTKPFEMTVLLAKIQGLLRRSYDFIGEQSLLWFEEVSLDLKTMQVYFKQTVEDLTKNEFQILRVLFEHSREVVSREELMRELWNSDFFVDDNTLSVNIARLRKKLAELGLPDLIATKKGVGYGLVWTHD, encoded by the coding sequence ATGCAGAAGATTTTAGTCGTTGAAGATGATCGAACCATTAGCCAGCTAGTAGCTAAGAATTTGGTTCATTGGGGCTATCAGGTCCAAGAAGTCAAAGATTTTCATACTGTTTTAGAGCAGATAAGCAATTTTCAGCCACATTTGATTGTGTTGGATATTGGTCTGCCTTTTTTCAATGGTTATTATTGGTGTCAAGAAATTCGGAAAACTTCTCGTGTACCCATTATGTTTCTTTCTTCTCACGATCAGCCCATGGATATCGTCATGGCAATCAATATGGGGGCTGATGATTATGTGACAAAGCCTTTTGAGATGACTGTGCTTCTTGCCAAGATACAAGGGCTACTCAGGAGAAGTTACGACTTTATCGGTGAACAAAGTTTGCTTTGGTTTGAGGAGGTTTCTCTGGATTTAAAAACCATGCAGGTGTACTTTAAGCAGACTGTAGAAGATCTGACCAAAAATGAATTCCAAATTTTACGAGTACTTTTTGAACACAGTAGGGAAGTGGTCAGTCGTGAGGAATTGATGAGGGAGTTATGGAATAGCGATTTCTTTGTGGACGATAATACCTTATCGGTCAACATTGCACGGCTGCGCAAAAAATTGGCGGAATTAGGTTTGCCAGACTTGATTGCTACAAAGAAAGGAGTAGGCTACGGCTTAGTATGGACTCATGATTAA
- a CDS encoding ABC transporter ATP-binding protein has translation MSLLDVQHVQKIYSSRFKVGQVEALKDIHFTVEEGEYVAIMGESGSGKTTLLNILATLDKPTRGKVLLNGLDTQSIRSKEASAFRREKLGFVFQDFNLLDTLSVKDNILLPLVLSRYPIDEMNKRLVHTLNSLEIGTLQDKMPYEISGGQQQRVAVARAIITRPEILLADEPTGALDSKSSATLLDVFEQINQKGQTLLMVTHSTAAASRAKRVIFIKDGILYNQIYRGERSSQEMYQLISDTLTVMANRGE, from the coding sequence ATGTCACTCTTAGATGTTCAGCATGTTCAAAAAATTTATAGTTCTCGTTTTAAAGTTGGTCAGGTTGAAGCCTTAAAAGATATTCATTTTACGGTGGAGGAGGGGGAATATGTAGCCATTATGGGAGAGTCTGGTTCGGGAAAAACGACTCTGCTCAATATTCTTGCGACTCTTGACAAACCAACGAGAGGAAAGGTTTTGCTCAATGGATTGGATACACAGTCTATCAGAAGTAAGGAAGCTTCGGCCTTTCGGCGGGAAAAGCTTGGTTTTGTCTTTCAGGATTTTAATCTTCTAGACACACTTTCTGTTAAGGATAATATTTTACTTCCTCTAGTCCTTTCACGTTATCCGATTGATGAGATGAACAAACGGTTAGTACATACACTTAATAGTCTAGAAATTGGAACTCTACAAGACAAAATGCCTTACGAGATTTCAGGTGGACAGCAGCAACGGGTAGCCGTAGCGCGTGCAATCATCACACGTCCTGAAATCCTCTTGGCTGATGAGCCAACAGGGGCATTGGATTCCAAATCTTCGGCAACTCTTTTAGATGTTTTCGAACAAATCAATCAGAAGGGACAAACTCTTCTGATGGTGACTCATTCAACCGCTGCTGCCAGTCGTGCTAAGCGTGTGATTTTTATCAAGGATGGTATTCTCTACAATCAAATCTATCGTGGAGAACGAAGTAGTCAGGAAATGTACCAGTTGATTTCTGATACCTTGACTGTTATGGCGAATCGAGGTGAGTAA